The proteins below are encoded in one region of Pongo pygmaeus isolate AG05252 chromosome 20, NHGRI_mPonPyg2-v2.0_pri, whole genome shotgun sequence:
- the LOC129021070 gene encoding large ribosomal subunit protein eL36-like has product MALCDSVAVGPKVTKDVSKPRHSCHPGRLTKHTRFVRDMIREVCSFTPYKRQAMELLKVPKGKWSLKFIMKRVGTHICAKRKRKELSKVLATMRKAAAKKD; this is encoded by the coding sequence ATGGCTCTGTGCGACTCTGTGGCCGTGGGCCCCAAGGTGACCAAGGACGTGAGCAAGCCCAGACACAGCTGCCACCCCGGACGTCTGACCAAACACACCAGGTTTGTGCGGGACATGATCCGGGAGGTGTGTAGCTTCACCCCATACAAGCGGCAGGCCATGGAGTTGCTGAAGGTCCCCAAGGGCAAATGGTCCCTCAAGTTCATCATGAAAAGAGTGGGGACACACATCTGCGCCAAGAGGAAGCGGAAGGAGCTGAGCAAGGTACTGGCCACCATGAGGAAAGCTGCTGCCAAGAAAGACTga